Proteins from a single region of Kineosporiaceae bacterium:
- a CDS encoding glycine betaine/L-proline ABC transporter ATP-binding protein, whose translation MTQVQPTGSEPVISVRDLWKVFGPGAEKVPQSPELAALSRRELIDRTGCTAAVRDVGFDIAPGEVFVVMGLSGSGKSTLLRCLTRLIEPTSGSMLFGGEDILAVDAKRLRELRRTKFSMVFQHFGLLPHRKVVENVAYGLEIRGAGKAERTKRAMEVIELVGLSGYESSYPDQLSGGMQQRVGLARALAVDPEVLFFDEPFSALDPLIRRDMQNEVIRLHKEVGKTMVFITHDLSEALKLGDRIMIMRDGAQIQVGTGDELVGAPADEYVRDFVQDVNRSHVLTLRWIMRQPRPDDPMDGPVLGQDVLVHEALRAVLAARKPARIVDANDELIGMVGDEEIFGVISSTETVASASSDSAVKVAR comes from the coding sequence ATGACGCAAGTGCAGCCGACCGGCTCCGAACCGGTGATCAGTGTGCGGGATCTCTGGAAGGTCTTCGGCCCTGGCGCCGAGAAGGTTCCGCAGTCGCCGGAGCTGGCCGCCCTGAGCCGGCGCGAGCTGATCGACCGCACTGGCTGCACGGCTGCGGTGCGCGATGTCGGCTTCGACATCGCCCCGGGCGAGGTGTTCGTGGTCATGGGTCTGTCGGGTTCGGGTAAGTCGACCCTGCTGCGCTGCCTGACCCGCCTGATCGAGCCGACGTCGGGCTCGATGCTCTTCGGTGGCGAGGACATCCTGGCGGTGGACGCCAAGCGATTGCGTGAGCTGCGGCGCACCAAGTTCTCGATGGTCTTCCAGCACTTCGGTCTGCTGCCGCACCGCAAGGTGGTCGAGAACGTCGCTTACGGTCTCGAGATCCGTGGTGCCGGCAAGGCCGAGCGCACCAAGCGGGCGATGGAGGTGATCGAGCTGGTGGGTTTGAGCGGTTACGAGTCCTCCTACCCCGACCAGCTCTCCGGTGGCATGCAGCAGCGCGTCGGACTCGCCCGGGCACTGGCCGTCGACCCCGAGGTGCTGTTCTTCGACGAACCGTTCTCGGCGCTCGACCCGCTGATCCGCCGGGACATGCAGAACGAGGTCATCCGGCTGCACAAAGAGGTCGGCAAGACCATGGTCTTCATCACCCACGACCTGTCCGAGGCGCTCAAGCTGGGCGACCGGATCATGATCATGCGGGACGGCGCGCAGATCCAGGTCGGCACCGGTGACGAGCTCGTCGGGGCACCGGCGGACGAGTACGTGCGCGACTTCGTCCAGGACGTCAACCGATCGCACGTGCTCACGCTGCGCTGGATCATGCGCCAGCCGCGGCCGGACGACCCGATGGACGGGCCGGTGCTCGGTCAGGACGTGCTGGTGCACGAGGCGCTGCGCGCGGTGCTCGCGGCGCGCAAGCCGGCGCGCATCGTCGACGCGAACGACGAGCTGATCGGCATGGTGGGCGACGAGGAGATCTTCGGGGTGATCTCCTCGACCGAGACGGTCGCCTCGGCGTCCTCGGACTCTGCGGTGAAGGTCGCGCGGTGA
- a CDS encoding electron transfer flavoprotein subunit alpha/FixB family protein — translation MSTLSLEALTFARGLAEAKGASGADAVAVHALVVGDVPASGLDELSAHGAAVLHQVSDPRLAAYSAAAWASCVVDAVRAHAPSVVLAPASPRGNEVLAHVAARLDLRMAANVTEVTSAQLGGTDTGDAVLVARRQVMGGAVLEELDLVGSPALFTMAGHAVEHSVVASPVPVQVVAATPASLTDADLVAQVRRTVPVASSGTDLTRARVVVGGGRGVGGPDEFDELIALAARLGGALGVSRVVTSLGWRPHHEQVGQTGSRITPDVYLACGISGAIQHWAGCSSAKTIIAVNTDPEAPMVTKADYAVVGDLHQVVPAISAELDARHH, via the coding sequence ATGTCGACCCTCTCGCTCGAGGCGCTCACCTTCGCCCGGGGTCTGGCGGAAGCCAAGGGAGCCAGTGGAGCCGATGCCGTGGCCGTTCATGCCCTGGTCGTCGGGGATGTCCCGGCGAGCGGGCTGGATGAACTGTCCGCCCACGGTGCTGCGGTGCTGCATCAGGTCAGCGACCCTCGTCTGGCCGCCTACAGCGCGGCGGCCTGGGCCTCGTGCGTCGTGGACGCCGTCCGCGCCCACGCGCCGTCCGTGGTGTTGGCCCCGGCCAGCCCGCGCGGCAACGAGGTGCTGGCCCATGTGGCCGCCCGGCTCGACCTCCGGATGGCCGCCAACGTCACCGAGGTCACCTCGGCGCAGCTCGGCGGCACCGACACGGGCGATGCCGTGTTGGTGGCACGACGACAGGTGATGGGCGGGGCGGTGCTCGAGGAGCTCGACCTGGTCGGTTCGCCGGCCCTGTTCACCATGGCCGGACATGCGGTGGAGCACTCCGTCGTGGCCTCGCCGGTGCCGGTTCAGGTCGTGGCGGCGACACCCGCCTCACTCACCGACGCCGACCTGGTGGCCCAGGTGCGGCGCACGGTGCCCGTGGCCAGCTCGGGCACCGACCTGACCCGGGCCCGGGTCGTGGTCGGCGGCGGACGCGGCGTGGGCGGTCCGGACGAGTTCGACGAGCTCATCGCCCTGGCCGCGCGGCTGGGCGGTGCCCTCGGCGTCTCGCGCGTGGTGACCAGCCTCGGCTGGCGCCCCCACCACGAACAGGTCGGCCAGACCGGCAGCCGGATCACGCCGGACGTCTACCTGGCCTGCGGTATCAGTGGCGCGATCCAACACTGGGCCGGCTGTTCCAGCGCGAAGACGATCATCGCGGTGAACACCGACCCCGAGGCACCGATGGTGACCAAGGCGGACTACGCGGTGGTGGGTGACCTGCACCAGGTGGTACCGGCGATCAGCGCCGAGCTGGACGCCCGTCACCACTGA
- a CDS encoding electron transfer flavoprotein subunit beta/FixA family protein yields MPNVLVCIKRVAGSSGQVLLSADAMSVDARHVGHTLSPHEECAIEAAVQIASETGGAATVLTLGPDGALEQLREALAVGITSAVHLRTADEGEPGSVDAFGPADVAEAIADVVRRREAAGEGFDLVLVGNDAADTGDFQVGVRVAYLLGRPVVTGARTVAVAGSTVTVVGDGPQGTEEFEVPLPAVVTVKEGEITPRYPSIPGRLKAKKAPVEVVEVAAPAHGTGRRTLILPPEQPSTVQVLGTDKDTSAAAAAVVDVLHTIGVVTK; encoded by the coding sequence ATGCCGAACGTATTGGTCTGCATCAAGCGAGTAGCCGGATCGAGTGGGCAGGTGTTGCTGTCCGCCGATGCGATGTCGGTGGACGCCCGCCATGTCGGGCACACCCTCAGCCCGCACGAGGAGTGCGCCATCGAGGCCGCCGTCCAGATCGCGAGTGAGACCGGCGGCGCTGCCACCGTGCTCACCCTCGGCCCGGACGGCGCGCTGGAGCAGTTGCGTGAGGCGCTCGCGGTGGGCATCACCTCGGCGGTGCACCTGCGCACCGCCGACGAGGGTGAGCCCGGCTCGGTGGACGCCTTCGGCCCGGCGGACGTCGCCGAGGCCATCGCGGACGTCGTCCGCCGCCGCGAGGCCGCGGGCGAGGGTTTCGACCTGGTCCTGGTGGGCAACGACGCCGCGGACACCGGCGACTTCCAGGTAGGCGTCAGGGTCGCCTACCTGCTGGGTCGCCCCGTGGTGACCGGTGCCCGCACGGTTGCGGTCGCCGGCTCGACGGTGACCGTGGTGGGCGACGGCCCGCAGGGCACCGAGGAGTTCGAGGTGCCGCTGCCGGCCGTCGTCACGGTCAAGGAGGGCGAGATCACCCCGCGATACCCCTCGATCCCGGGCCGGCTGAAGGCCAAGAAGGCCCCGGTCGAGGTGGTCGAGGTCGCCGCTCCAGCGCACGGCACCGGTCGACGCACCCTGATCCTGCCGCCCGAGCAGCCCAGCACGGTTCAGGTTCTGGGCACCGACAAGGACACCTCGGCCGCAGCCGCCGCCGTGGTCGACGTGCTGCACACGATCGGGGTGGTGACCAAGTGA
- a CDS encoding FAD-dependent oxidoreductase, which yields MSTVPSRARTVIIGSGIVGNSVAYHLARLGWRELVQIDKGPLPNPGGSTGHASNFIFPVDHSREFTDITKDSVAQYKELGVYTQSGGYEVARSAERMQELNRRITSAICWDIPAEIHTPEQVQAKVPFLDPSVIVGGFWSPTVGVVDSLRAGTIMRERAVEMGALTTHANVEVTGIDVEGGRVVRVRTDKGDIECETIVIACGVWSPKIATMAGVHIPLTPAVHQMISVGPVPELAAIPGEISFPIVRDMDTFCYERQHGSDMEVGSYAHRPILMRAEEIPSIEQSALSPTELPFTSDDFDPQLEQALELMPDILGNPDVGIRYAINGLLSLTPDGFPVLGESPEVKGVWSAAAVWIKEGPGVGRMIAEWMVEGDSEIDGAHSDIARFYPHQTTRHHITSRTSEAFNKTYGIVHPSEQWSSNRDVRLAPMHASEKELGAVFFETAGWERPFWYASNEGLLAEYGDQVMPRSAEWDSRWWSPIINAEHLAMRERAGLFDLSAFCVFDVIGPKALDVVQRVCVQNMDVKSGRVIYTPVLSAKGGFKSDLTVMRLSENHFRVVTGGAHGNADRKWFADNAERAGGGAVVVDLTSAWTTIGVWGPKSRDILGKLTDDDISHAGFAFSSCREIEAAGLRVLASRISYVGELGWELYVPIETGARLWSALREAGSGDGLVPCGIGVYGTTGRLEKGYRAYGAELDGERTVVEAGMQRPKVKEIDFIGRDAYLAQREKEPASILCTLTVDDHTSSTGEKRYMLGGEPILTPDGEALVDGHGHRSYVTSAGSGPSVGKHLLLSYLPAAQAVEGTKLAVQYLGERYPVTVAVAGSTPLFDPENARIRA from the coding sequence ATGAGCACAGTGCCGAGCCGGGCACGGACCGTCATCATCGGCTCCGGGATCGTGGGCAACAGCGTCGCCTACCACCTGGCTCGCCTCGGCTGGCGTGAGCTGGTGCAGATCGACAAGGGTCCGCTGCCCAACCCCGGCGGCTCGACCGGTCACGCCAGCAACTTCATCTTCCCGGTGGACCACTCCCGCGAGTTCACCGACATCACCAAGGACAGCGTCGCGCAGTACAAGGAGCTGGGCGTCTACACCCAGTCCGGTGGCTACGAGGTCGCCCGCAGCGCCGAGCGCATGCAGGAGCTGAACCGTCGCATCACCTCCGCGATCTGCTGGGACATCCCGGCCGAGATCCACACCCCCGAGCAGGTCCAGGCCAAGGTGCCCTTCCTCGACCCGAGCGTGATCGTCGGCGGGTTCTGGTCGCCCACGGTCGGCGTGGTCGACTCGTTGCGCGCCGGCACGATCATGCGCGAACGCGCCGTCGAGATGGGCGCGCTCACCACGCACGCCAACGTCGAGGTCACCGGCATCGACGTCGAGGGCGGGCGCGTCGTCCGGGTGCGCACCGACAAGGGCGACATCGAGTGCGAGACCATCGTCATCGCCTGCGGTGTCTGGAGCCCGAAGATCGCCACGATGGCCGGGGTGCACATCCCGCTGACCCCCGCCGTCCACCAGATGATCTCGGTCGGCCCGGTGCCCGAGCTGGCCGCGATCCCCGGTGAGATCTCGTTCCCGATCGTCCGCGACATGGACACCTTCTGCTACGAGCGCCAGCACGGGTCGGACATGGAGGTCGGCTCCTACGCCCACCGCCCGATCCTGATGCGCGCCGAGGAGATCCCCTCGATCGAGCAGTCGGCGCTCTCACCCACCGAGCTGCCCTTCACCTCCGACGACTTCGACCCGCAGCTCGAGCAGGCACTCGAGCTCATGCCCGACATCCTGGGCAACCCGGACGTCGGGATCCGTTACGCCATCAACGGTTTGCTCTCGTTGACCCCCGATGGCTTCCCCGTGCTGGGCGAGTCCCCCGAGGTCAAGGGCGTGTGGTCGGCGGCCGCGGTCTGGATCAAGGAAGGCCCGGGCGTCGGTCGCATGATCGCCGAGTGGATGGTCGAGGGCGACAGCGAGATCGACGGCGCCCACAGCGACATCGCCCGCTTCTACCCGCACCAGACCACGCGGCACCACATCACCTCGCGCACCTCCGAGGCGTTCAACAAGACCTACGGCATCGTGCACCCGAGTGAGCAGTGGTCCTCCAACCGCGACGTCCGCCTCGCCCCGATGCACGCCAGCGAGAAGGAGTTGGGCGCGGTCTTCTTCGAGACCGCCGGCTGGGAGCGGCCGTTCTGGTACGCCAGCAACGAGGGCCTGCTCGCCGAGTACGGCGACCAGGTCATGCCCCGCAGCGCGGAGTGGGACTCGCGCTGGTGGTCGCCGATCATCAACGCCGAGCACCTGGCGATGCGCGAGCGCGCGGGCCTGTTCGACCTGTCGGCGTTCTGCGTGTTCGACGTCATCGGCCCCAAGGCCCTGGACGTCGTCCAGCGGGTCTGCGTGCAGAACATGGACGTCAAGAGCGGGCGTGTGATCTACACCCCGGTGCTGTCCGCCAAGGGTGGCTTCAAGTCCGACCTGACCGTGATGCGCCTGAGCGAGAACCACTTCCGCGTGGTGACCGGTGGCGCGCACGGCAATGCCGACCGTAAGTGGTTCGCCGATAATGCCGAGCGCGCCGGCGGCGGCGCCGTCGTGGTCGACCTCACCTCGGCCTGGACCACCATCGGTGTGTGGGGTCCGAAGTCCCGCGACATCCTCGGCAAGCTGACCGACGACGACATCTCGCACGCCGGCTTCGCCTTCAGCTCCTGCCGCGAGATCGAGGCGGCCGGACTGCGGGTGCTGGCCTCGCGGATCAGCTACGTCGGAGAACTCGGCTGGGAGCTGTACGTGCCGATCGAGACCGGCGCGCGGTTGTGGAGTGCGTTGCGCGAGGCCGGATCCGGCGACGGCCTGGTGCCCTGCGGCATCGGGGTCTACGGCACCACCGGCCGGCTCGAGAAGGGCTACCGCGCCTACGGCGCCGAGCTCGACGGTGAGCGCACCGTGGTCGAGGCCGGGATGCAGCGGCCCAAGGTCAAGGAGATCGACTTCATCGGCCGCGACGCCTACCTCGCCCAGCGTGAGAAGGAGCCGGCGAGCATCCTGTGCACCCTCACCGTCGACGACCACACCAGCTCGACCGGTGAGAAGCGCTACATGCTCGGCGGTGAGCCGATCCTCACCCCGGACGGCGAGGCGCTGGTCGACGGCCATGGTCACCGCTCCTACGTGACCAGCGCCGGGTCGGGCCCGAGCGTGGGCAAGCACCTGCTGCTGAGCTACCTGCCGGCGGCGCAGGCGGTCGAGGGCACGAAGCTGGCGGTGCAGTACCTGGGCGAGCGCTACCCGGTGACGGTGGCGGTGGCCGGGTCGACCCCGCTGTTCGACCCCGAGAACGCGCGGATCCGGGCCTGA
- a CDS encoding methyl-accepting chemotaxis protein, which produces MVITRRIAALAGGRSLRRALVVRTMAMALSAMFATAALFAYQSQRESHQRAQDDTAEFATLISDELTNQFATWRQDLLIAAGNTAYRDWFEQPENRRLTTVRINNALVALHDIEPGLIDESCFIAADGRELARQTKGEIAPDDDLSPDESEAAFFAPSFALREGEVWQGSPYVSEDSGRWVVSNSTPLTFGGKNLVILHFEANLDAVRSRVVRQLHGGMQVRIVDTESKKVIADTAVDQPIVDKPLAPWGEWAGAAGPIRASADVGLGKGNANAWTVEVSRADTSVLTGSLLLELGLLVVVGGVVLSLITTRFGRGISAPMEQVTEVAEAMAAGDLTRRTDVRRADEIGRMAAAVNLAIDTMSQANLALQREHEERREQLRNTQEQQRRAEEDVRRRAQEIIDQTAAQIAEELDRIVEHVREVQDGAETISHRVGGTGRATRSLVDQAGEADTYVEALGESLRKVGGIAEMIAGVASQTNLLALNATIEANRAGEAGQGFRVVADEVKSLAGSTSRSTGEISATIATIEDHARSVATVIATMAGSVNGIDEATADVVGVTHRQNEIVAAMQGAVSTAVARVKALTNATSEVERRTARRVPFHGEGLLIVNAVQAPIAWKDISIGGMAGTVRSDTPVRENDKVTLEFVLVGRQIRVVCTVQRLAVSGGLIHLGLGFIEASRDLRDAIATYFEDVLGSAEV; this is translated from the coding sequence ATGGTCATCACTCGGCGCATCGCGGCCCTTGCGGGGGGCCGCAGCCTGCGTCGCGCCCTGGTGGTTCGCACCATGGCGATGGCGCTGAGTGCCATGTTCGCCACGGCGGCGCTGTTCGCCTACCAATCCCAGCGCGAGAGCCACCAGCGCGCCCAGGACGACACGGCCGAGTTCGCGACCCTGATCTCCGACGAACTGACCAACCAGTTCGCCACCTGGCGCCAGGACCTGCTCATCGCCGCGGGCAACACCGCCTACCGCGACTGGTTCGAGCAACCCGAGAACCGGCGGCTCACCACGGTGCGCATCAACAACGCGCTGGTGGCGTTGCACGACATCGAGCCCGGGCTGATCGACGAGTCCTGCTTCATCGCCGCCGACGGCAGAGAGCTGGCGCGACAGACCAAGGGTGAGATCGCGCCGGACGACGACCTGTCACCCGACGAGTCGGAGGCCGCGTTCTTCGCGCCCTCGTTCGCGCTGCGCGAGGGCGAGGTGTGGCAGGGCAGCCCCTACGTGTCGGAGGATTCCGGTCGGTGGGTGGTCTCGAACTCGACGCCGCTGACCTTCGGGGGCAAGAACCTCGTCATCCTGCACTTCGAGGCGAACCTGGACGCCGTGCGCAGCCGCGTCGTCCGGCAGTTGCACGGCGGTATGCAGGTGCGCATCGTCGACACCGAGAGCAAGAAGGTGATCGCCGATACGGCGGTCGACCAGCCGATCGTGGACAAGCCCCTGGCGCCATGGGGGGAGTGGGCGGGTGCCGCCGGGCCGATCCGGGCCTCGGCGGACGTCGGGCTCGGCAAGGGCAATGCCAACGCCTGGACCGTGGAGGTCAGCCGCGCGGACACCAGCGTGCTCACGGGCTCGCTGCTGCTCGAGCTGGGCTTGCTGGTGGTGGTCGGCGGCGTCGTGCTCAGCCTGATCACCACCCGGTTCGGCCGGGGCATCAGCGCCCCGATGGAGCAGGTCACCGAGGTGGCCGAGGCCATGGCCGCCGGCGATCTGACCCGGCGCACCGATGTTCGGCGAGCCGACGAGATCGGGCGCATGGCCGCGGCGGTCAACCTGGCCATCGACACCATGAGCCAGGCGAACCTTGCCCTGCAGCGCGAGCACGAGGAGCGTCGCGAACAGCTGCGCAACACCCAGGAGCAGCAGCGTCGGGCAGAGGAGGACGTCCGCCGCCGGGCGCAGGAGATCATCGATCAGACCGCGGCCCAGATCGCCGAGGAGCTCGACCGGATCGTCGAGCACGTCCGCGAGGTGCAGGACGGCGCCGAGACCATCTCGCACCGGGTCGGCGGCACCGGGCGGGCCACCCGCAGCCTGGTGGACCAGGCGGGTGAGGCCGACACCTACGTCGAGGCCCTGGGCGAGAGCCTGCGCAAGGTGGGGGGCATCGCCGAGATGATCGCCGGCGTGGCCTCACAGACCAATCTGCTGGCGCTCAACGCGACCATCGAGGCCAATCGGGCCGGCGAGGCCGGGCAGGGCTTCCGGGTGGTGGCCGACGAGGTGAAGTCGCTGGCCGGCTCGACGTCCCGTTCGACCGGCGAGATCTCGGCGACGATCGCCACCATCGAGGACCATGCCCGCTCGGTCGCCACGGTGATCGCCACCATGGCCGGCAGCGTCAACGGCATCGACGAGGCCACCGCCGATGTCGTCGGCGTGACCCATCGTCAGAACGAGATCGTCGCCGCGATGCAGGGGGCCGTCAGCACGGCCGTGGCCCGGGTCAAGGCCCTGACCAATGCCACCAGCGAGGTGGAACGCCGCACCGCTCGCCGGGTGCCGTTCCACGGCGAGGGCCTGTTGATCGTCAACGCGGTGCAGGCACCGATCGCCTGGAAGGACATCAGCATCGGCGGCATGGCCGGGACGGTCCGCTCGGACACTCCCGTCCGCGAGAACGACAAGGTCACCCTGGAGTTCGTCCTGGTGGGCCGGCAGATCCGGGTGGTCTGCACGGTGCAGCGGCTGGCTGTCAGTGGTGGGCTGATCCACCTCGGCCTGGGCTTCATCGAGGCGAGCCGCGACCTGCGGGACGCGATCGCGACCTACTTCGAGGACGTCCTGGGATCGGCCGAGGTCTGA
- a CDS encoding ABC transporter substrate-binding protein — MRGLRTARAIALVASAAVALTISGCGGAKVGETSGASGAASASGGGGAECGTFNIAINPWVGYEANAAVVGYVAERDLKCKVVKKDLKEEIAWQGFGSGEVDVVLENWGHPDLVKKYIDEQKTAVDAGLTGNKGVIGWYVPPWLAKEHPDITDWNNLNKYADLFKTSESGGQGQLLDGDPSFVTIDAALVKNLKLNYKVVYAGSETALITAFRQAEKQKKPLLGYFYEPQWFMAEVPLVKVNLPKYTDGCDADVAKVACDYPPYELNKIASKKFMDANGPAAKLVKNFQWTNDDQNLVAKYITVDKMSAADAGKKWVEDNPDKVKAWLAS, encoded by the coding sequence GTGCGAGGACTCAGGACGGCCCGTGCGATCGCTCTGGTCGCCAGCGCCGCAGTGGCGCTGACGATCAGCGGTTGTGGCGGCGCCAAGGTCGGCGAGACGAGCGGGGCCTCCGGGGCCGCGTCGGCGTCGGGCGGTGGCGGCGCCGAGTGTGGCACCTTCAACATCGCGATCAACCCGTGGGTCGGCTACGAGGCAAATGCCGCCGTGGTCGGCTACGTGGCCGAGCGTGACCTGAAGTGCAAGGTGGTGAAGAAGGACCTCAAGGAGGAGATCGCCTGGCAGGGCTTCGGCTCGGGTGAGGTCGACGTCGTCCTGGAGAACTGGGGCCACCCGGACCTGGTCAAGAAGTACATCGACGAGCAGAAGACCGCCGTCGACGCCGGCCTGACCGGCAACAAGGGCGTCATCGGCTGGTACGTGCCGCCGTGGCTGGCCAAGGAGCACCCGGACATCACCGACTGGAACAACCTGAACAAGTACGCCGACCTGTTCAAGACCTCCGAGTCGGGCGGCCAGGGTCAGCTGCTGGACGGTGACCCGTCGTTCGTCACCATCGATGCGGCGCTGGTCAAGAACCTGAAGCTGAACTACAAGGTGGTCTACGCGGGCAGCGAGACGGCCCTGATCACCGCGTTCCGCCAGGCGGAGAAGCAGAAGAAGCCGCTGCTCGGCTACTTCTACGAACCGCAGTGGTTCATGGCCGAGGTGCCGCTGGTCAAGGTGAACCTGCCCAAGTACACCGACGGTTGTGACGCCGATGTGGCCAAGGTGGCCTGTGACTACCCGCCGTACGAGCTGAACAAGATCGCCAGCAAGAAGTTCATGGACGCCAATGGCCCCGCGGCCAAGCTGGTCAAGAACTTCCAGTGGACCAACGACGACCAGAACCTGGTGGCGAAGTACATCACCGTGGACAAGATGTCCGCGGCGGACGCCGGCAAGAAGTGGGTCGAGGACAACCCCGACAAGGTGAAGGCCTGGCTCGCGAGCTGA
- a CDS encoding ABC transporter permease subunit, with amino-acid sequence MSSSVAPPVVPQTPIQPTDLPAPGPRRPGRLVQILGVLVVWIVLWLVLRGTNTLALAEADLTPFHERINDLRDWVDANRNSSPIFLYVFNEIRVVIDALSTALRHLIAVPADGETIPTLGWLGVTAVFTFIAGWLGNIRVALLTAVGFVILGLQGLFTESMDTLAVTLAAVLVSLLIGIPLGVLAGFNDRFNRMITPFLDFMQTMPSFVYLAPLTLFFGIGLSSAVITTVIYAAPPAIRLTAHGIRSVNKATVEASQSLGSTSWQTLTHVLLPMSRRTIVLGINQTIMAALSMVTIAALIDAPGLGKTVIKALQSVDVGTAFNAGIALVILAIVLDRTTTAMAVRSEGVTQKRQFGLAARLAQLRRPMVLAGAVATIVVAYLSRVYVDLAIFPKPASGSPLNLGRLISSGADNATTWVQDTFPTLTSGLQEVTTTWLIDPLQSLLTDSPWWVTAAAITAIAFILGNVRAAIVAALCLVLVMATGLWEDSMITLASTLVATVLVVAFGIVVGVWMGRSRRADAAIRPILDAAQVLPPFVYLVPVVALFNPSRFSAIIAALVFAAPVAVKITADGIRHVSATTVEAAVAAGSSTSQVVRKVQLPMAAPALTLATNQGLIYVLSMVVMGGLVGGGALGYDVVAGFSQGQLYGKGLAAGLAIVLLGITLDRVTQAASRRVGRPGR; translated from the coding sequence GTGAGCAGTTCGGTGGCGCCCCCGGTGGTGCCCCAGACGCCGATCCAGCCCACCGACCTGCCGGCCCCCGGTCCTCGGCGGCCGGGGCGCCTGGTGCAGATCCTCGGCGTGCTCGTCGTATGGATCGTCCTGTGGCTGGTGCTGCGGGGCACCAACACGTTGGCGCTGGCCGAGGCCGACCTGACCCCGTTCCACGAGCGAATCAACGATCTGCGCGACTGGGTGGACGCCAACCGCAACTCCTCCCCGATCTTCCTCTACGTCTTCAACGAGATCCGGGTCGTGATCGACGCCCTGTCGACGGCGTTGCGGCACCTGATCGCGGTCCCGGCGGACGGCGAGACCATCCCCACCCTGGGCTGGCTCGGCGTCACCGCGGTGTTCACCTTCATAGCCGGGTGGTTGGGCAACATCCGGGTGGCACTGCTGACTGCGGTCGGCTTCGTCATCCTCGGCCTGCAGGGCCTGTTCACCGAGTCGATGGACACCCTGGCGGTCACCCTGGCCGCCGTGTTGGTCTCGCTGTTGATCGGCATTCCGCTCGGCGTGCTCGCGGGGTTCAATGATCGCTTCAACCGGATGATCACCCCGTTCCTCGACTTCATGCAGACCATGCCGTCGTTCGTCTACCTGGCCCCGCTGACGCTGTTCTTCGGCATCGGACTGTCCTCGGCGGTGATCACCACGGTGATCTATGCGGCGCCGCCGGCGATCCGGCTGACCGCGCACGGCATCCGTTCGGTGAACAAGGCCACGGTCGAGGCCTCGCAGTCCCTGGGGTCGACCTCCTGGCAGACCCTCACCCATGTGCTGCTGCCGATGTCGCGCCGCACCATCGTGCTCGGCATCAACCAGACGATCATGGCAGCGCTGTCGATGGTCACCATCGCGGCCCTGATCGACGCGCCCGGGCTGGGCAAGACCGTGATCAAGGCGCTGCAGAGTGTCGATGTCGGGACCGCGTTCAACGCCGGCATCGCCCTGGTGATCCTCGCCATCGTGCTCGACCGGACGACGACCGCGATGGCGGTGCGCAGCGAGGGCGTGACGCAGAAGCGTCAGTTCGGGCTCGCAGCGCGCCTGGCGCAGCTGCGCCGTCCCATGGTTCTGGCCGGGGCCGTGGCGACGATCGTCGTCGCCTACCTGTCCCGGGTCTACGTCGACCTGGCGATCTTCCCGAAGCCGGCGAGCGGCTCACCGCTCAACCTCGGTCGCCTGATCAGCAGCGGGGCCGACAACGCGACCACCTGGGTGCAGGACACGTTCCCCACCCTCACCAGCGGGCTGCAGGAGGTGACCACCACCTGGTTGATCGACCCGTTGCAGAGTCTGCTCACCGACAGCCCCTGGTGGGTCACCGCTGCCGCGATCACCGCGATCGCCTTCATCCTCGGCAACGTCCGTGCGGCGATCGTGGCGGCGCTGTGCCTGGTGCTGGTGATGGCCACCGGCTTGTGGGAGGACAGCATGATCACGCTGGCCTCGACCCTGGTCGCCACCGTGCTGGTGGTGGCGTTCGGCATCGTGGTCGGGGTCTGGATGGGCCGCAGCCGCCGGGCGGACGCCGCGATCCGTCCGATCCTGGACGCCGCACAGGTGCTGCCGCCGTTCGTCTACCTGGTGCCGGTGGTCGCCCTGTTCAACCCGAGCCGGTTCAGCGCGATCATCGCGGCCCTGGTGTTCGCGGCACCGGTCGCGGTGAAGATCACCGCGGACGGCATTCGGCACGTGTCGGCCACCACGGTCGAGGCGGCGGTGGCCGCAGGGTCGAGCACCTCTCAGGTGGTGCGCAAGGTGCAGCTGCCGATGGCGGCACCGGCGCTGACCCTGGCGACCAACCAGGGGCTGATCTACGTGCTGTCGATGGTGGTCATGGGCGGGCTGGTCGGTGGCGGAGCGCTCGGCTACGACGTGGTCGCAGGGTTCTCCCAGGGCCAGCTGTACGGCAAGGGCCTGGCTGCCGGCCTGGCCATCGTGTTGCTCGGCATCACGCTCGACCGGGTGACCCAGGCGGCTTCACGTCGCGTGGGTCGTCCCGGACGGTGA